From Alteromonas sp. BL110:
ATGTCTGCATATGTACTCCTACAGCGGCTTAAAACGGGCTTTCAATTTGGCTCATACCCACATAAACCGACTTGGTTTGCGTGTAGCTATTAAGCGTTTCAACGCCGTTTTCACGTCCAATACCTGACTGCTTATAACCGCCTACAGGCATTTCAGCTGGAGAGTTTCCATATGCATTTATCCAGCAAATACCGGCTTGTAGCTGATGAATAACGCGGTGGGCGCGCTGGATATCTTTACTAAATACACCCGCAGCCAAACCTAGCTCGGTGTCGTTTGCTCGCGTAATCACTTCGTCTTCATCATCGAAAACTAACACGCTCATTACTGGTCCGAAGATCTCTTCTTTAACGATAGTCATATCGTCAGTGCAGTCGGTGAAAATTGTTGGTTCGACAAAATAACCGTTAGGTGCGGATGCTGGAGAGGCAGCATTACCACCGGTTAACAGCGTAGCGCCTTCTTCTTTTCCTTTAGCAATATAGCTAAGTACTAGCTCTTGGTGCTTTTTAGAAATAAGTGCGCCTAGGTTTACATTAGGGTCAAGCGGATCGCCCATAACAATGTTGTTTTCGGTACGGGTTTTAAGCTCATCAATAAAGGCTTGATATACAGAGCGCTGGACGTAAACACGGGTGCAGTTAGTGCAGATTTCACCTTGGGTGTAGAAATTACCAAGCATAGCGGCGCTGATAGCTTGGCTAACGTCGGCATCTTCGAATACTACAAGCGGTGACTTCCCACCAAGCTCCATCGTCACGTCTTTTAAGTTCGACGCAGCAGCGCTTTGCATGACTTTTTTACCTGTACCCACTTCACCAGTGAACGATACTTTTTCAATGTCTGGGCTATTTGTAAGCCACTGACCAACTTTCGCTGCGCCTTGAACCACATTAAATACGCCAGCGGGTACGCCAGCTTCAGTGAAAATTTCAGCCAGTTTAAGCGCGCCCATTGGGGTCTCTTCTGACGGTTTAAATATAAATGCATTACCTGCGGCAAGTGCGGGGCCTGATTTCCAGCAGGCGATTTGGATAGGGTAGTTCCACGCGCCAATACCGGCACAGATACCTAGCGCTTCTTTACGTGTGTAGAAGAAATCGCCGCCAACAGGTTGCTGGGTACCCAGTTGAGTAGGAGCAAGGCCCGCATAGTACTCAATGACGTCAGCGCCAGTTTCAATATCTACACAATCAGCCTCTTGAATAGGCTTACCGGTATCAAGTACTTCTAATTTAGCGAGTTCATCATTACGTTCACGAAGCATTGCAACCGCCTTGTTAAGAATGCGGGTTCTTTCAATTGGCATCATTGCTGACCACACCGCAAACCCTTCTTTAGCGCTTTTAATTGCTTCTTGCTGAATAAACTCATCAGCCACTTCTACGTGGTAAATTACCTCACCAGTTGCGGGGTTGGTTACTGCAAAGGTCTCTTTGCTTTTGTTCGCCATCGGCTCGCCGTGAATGAAATTCTGATAAGTTGGTAATGACATGCATAAACTCCTACTTTAATAGTGCTGACAACGCTCGCCAATTAGCGCCTTCTTTGCGTGAAAAAATAAATACGTACAACCTAATACATATCTTTGGTTTCAATACGATGAATAGTGTTGAAACTATTTTTCTCGCTGAGCGTTCGAAACGTTCGAACTATCTGCTCTTCGCTTAATAAACACCCTTGTAGCTTTCTTCACCTTCCCCCGCACCTGCTCAGCATTTCTGAGGGCTTCGTAAAGGTCGATTTCGATGCTTCAAAATAGCGTTTTTATTTTAATTGGCTGTTCAATAAAAATAAATTGTATAGTGTTCTAACTATTGTTTCAACGCCGAAGCATATTCAATGGCAAGTGATAATGATGTTAATCGCGTGTGTTTATAGCTTAAGTGTATGATTTATAGTGATTAAAGGCGGAAGATTAAATATATGAATAAAGTACTAACTCCACGTGAAAGCTTTTATTTTGAACAGCATGAAGCATGAAAAAAGTGTTTAGTTGAAACTATTCGATAGAGAGTAGTGGTGGCTAAAGTAGTGCCTCAAAAAGCCTTTAAAAAGCTCCTAATTAGGAAAGGAAGTAGTCACACAAATACAAAGATAGTCGTTAAGTAACTAAGTAGAATAGGTACACAAAGAATTGGTTTAAATGAAGAAGTGCTTTTTATTAAGGACTGCTCAATAATTGGTAACAAGAACAAAGCACGTAACAAGCATAGCAAGCGTATTGCGGCTTCGGCACTTTATCTAAAGTGCCGAAGTATTTTATAAAAAGTAGCGATTGTTTCTAAATAAGTCGCGATGCCTATTTCACGCGCTAATACACCAGCTTGCATCCTAATGGTTAATCGTACAGTGGTAATAGCCAGAGTTTATAGAAACGGTGGCAACGCCACCTTTATTCCAATACACCACACCTTTGTTATTAGTGTATTTTGCACCCGATGCAGAACGTGATAGCTGCACAATGTGATGCGCATTGTTGATAGTGATTGTTTTTGTATCTGGGCCAAGGGTATTTACGCGCAATTCTGTGGTACTGGCATTCGGCGTCTCACACTCATAGGTTCTACTAGTTGTCTGAATAGAACTGTCGACAACATCTTGCTTTTTAGCGGCGTCTTTTGACTTTTTGTTAACTCCAGTTGCGCGTTTATCTGCATTCCCAATGTTAGACCCTTGGGAGGGGGATGAAATTATCGCTTTTACGGTTTCGTCGTTGTTACTGTCATACAGGACTAGCCATGTGTTATCCAATATTGCATAACTTTTCGATGAAGTCAGAGCATCTACAAAGCTTTGCTCCTGCTTCATAAGCGCTGGGGCACACATCTTTCTGGTAAGTACAATTTTATCAACAGAGAAGGGTTGAGCTTGGCTGTCTTCACTAAATGCTTTACCGTCATTTGCAACGTCGAGCGCCCCTGTATACTGGTTACAGCCAGTGCTTCCACTTATTCTGTTAATATCACCACTTTGGTCCATATTAAGCGTAACGTGGCTAAAATCGATAATACCTCCTTGAGTAATGCTTTTAACCTGCCAATGGCTAGCTGAAAACGCAAGATTGTTCCCCTCATTATTCTGTTTTTGTTCGTCAGTCGTATACAATGAAGAAACTGAACTGCAAGCCGTTAGGAAGAGAACTGCAGGCACAGCTAAAGTTAAAAGGTACTTCCTTTTATTCACGAAAACCCCGCTTATTATTCATCAATAACGGTAGGAGTCGCTTTTCACGACTAAGTTCAGCAATATTATTCAGTTGAAAAATCGTAGATAACAAGTCGATTTTGATCGGTTTGTCGTCAAAGCGACAGTTTGTATGTAATAGCAAAGAGTAAACTGACCCTACAATACAAATAAAACGTTGACGCAGTATGAAAAATTTAGAACAACACTTAAGTGAGTACGCTAAGTATCACAGGGATCAGAAAAACATATACACCCATTTTATTGGCATACCGCTTATTGTTTTTTCGGTGTTTTGCCTGCTCAGCAAGCCTGCATTTTTTGTCGATGCGCCCATTCTTGGGGCTATGGTTGTTAGCCCCGCCTTGTTCGTCTGGGTTATAGGCAACGCATTTTATATTAAATTAGACATAAAGCTGGGCGTTGTGATGACACTCATTACTGGGGCTATGGTTTATTTCGCTCAACCCATCGCGCAGCTTAGTGTAAGTATGTGGCTTGTTGTCTCGTTAGGCATTTTTATCGGTGGATGGGTGCTGCAATTCATTGGTCATCATTTCGAGGGGAAAAAACCAGCGTTTGTGGACGATATTATGGGTTTGGCGATAGGCCCGCTCTTTGTGCTTGCTGAATTGAGTTTCGAATTGGGGCTAAGGAGTACACTCAAAGAAGAAATTGAACGCCGTTCTGGACCTGTAAGGTAATGGTTTTAAACAACGCGTTGAAACAACCAGTTTCAACGCGTTTTTACAATATAAGACCTAGGCTTTCATCTTCTCTATCGTTTCTTTACGCAATTGTATTTTAGATTCAGCAAAAGACTTCCTAGGTAACATCTTCAATTTTTCTGCATAACCCATAGCCGTGGCTAGTACCTGCTCTTGAGGCACCGCAGCATCTAAAAAGCCTGCTTTTACTGCTTCACTGCCTTGGTAGATACGCGAAAAAAGTAAGGCTTCGGTTAGACTGGTGCTGGCAAGTCTAGCTTTGGCTAGCTCCATACCGAATGGCGGTAGCACCATACCAATGGCGGTTTCATTAAGACCGTATTTAGTGTCTGCATCTTTACCGATACGCAAGTCGGCAGCCATAAGCATAATTGCGCCCATTGCAATACTGTGACCTTCTGCCGCAATTATTACAGGTAGTGGAAAGCTATAAAGGCGAACAATTAAATCTGCCCCCTGTGACACCAGCTCGTGCTGTTTAGTTTTGTCGTCGGCTTTCATTACAGACAAATCAAAGCCGCCGCAAAACTTGCCTTCACCGCCGTGTAATACAACCGCTTTTGCGTTTTTCTCTGCTTCATCTAAGGCATCGTTGAACTGCTGAATAAGCTCAAAGCCTACGGCGTTAACTTTTCCGTCGTCAAAGGTGATTACTGCAATATCGTTATTAATAGCTAAACTAAACGCCATGGTATGTCCTGTCACTTTCTGGATAAGTATTAATGTACGCCACGCTTTGCTAAGCGCAACTTTCTAGCAGTGATTGTAGGTAATTGATATCTTTTATGAAAGTGCTTTACGCTTCATCTTCAGGATATGTGCTATGAATATCGGTGATAATCCGAGGAAGTTCTGCAATAAGCTTCTTTTTGTACCGACGTTGCCTGCGTCGCGCTTTCGCGTTATTAGCCCTCCACAGCGCTCGTTTATCTTTCACTATTCGCTCTAGGTCTTGTCCGACCTGAATTAAATTTGCGTCATTAATGGTTGTTCGTTTTGTCATACTAAAACTCCAACTTTAGCTGCTTATTGCGCCATTGTTTCGAGCGTTGGTTGAGTGCGTGAAGCGATACACTCTCAGTGGCTATCTGTCTCGCCAGATTTAATGCTGCGCTGGCTTGCTCGTCGGTCAGGTTTTTATAGGCTGGTGACGGAATGACCTCATACCACGCACAGCCGACAACATTGTCTAAAATCACCCGCATAAAACAATGATCATGTTGTATTGGCCAAGCGTTTTTCTTCGTTAAAGCAATAGAAGGGAGCACGTTCTTCGCGTAATGTAGGAATTGTTCGAGGTTATTCAGCCGTTCTGTCGACTTAAGTTGTGCAGACTTTTTTGGTTGGCTTTGGAAGAAAGAGGTGTACATGTTTTGGGATTCCCAAAATATTAATATACTTCATGTCTATGGTTGCAATGCTTAGAGTTTACACGACAACATTGAAATTCAGAGTTACACAATTTTTAGTTTTATTGCTTACACCATTTGCCGCGATACTTCGGTAAATAAGTTGGCGTTTTTAATTTGTTTGAAACGTCTTTTTTACTCACCCTTCAGGCTGTATTTTCCATTAAAGCCTTTTTACCTCATTATTTCTTTCACTATTAAGTCTTGCCGCTTTGCGTTTTGAAGTTCATACCTTACACTTGCGCCGAAAGTTATAAAAAGGGCAGTGCAAATGAAACTAAGTGACGTGAAAAAGCTTCATCAAAAGAAATTTAGAACGCAGTTCGGATTCTATTTGGTGGAAGGGGAACACTTAGTTTTAGAGTTAATCAATGTTGCTCAGCATAACAGCAGTACTTTAGGTGATATCACCCTCTATGTAACGGCTGAGTATGAGACTTGGGTAAAAGAAAGACTTCCTGCACCTAAAGCTGGTATGAAGGTTGAAGGTGTGAAGATAGAAAAGGTATCGTCGCAACAAATGCAGCAACTAAGCGATACTAAGTCACCTCAAGGTATTATTGCTCGCGTTCCACTTCCTAACCCCTCGTTAGGTTCACAGCGGTCACAAACCAACATTTTTACAAACAAATCCAGTGCCGAAAAATACATCTATTTGTATGAAGTTCAAGACCCCGGCAACTTAGGCACCATACTAAGAACGCTAGCGTGGTTTGGAGATTTTACGCTTTTACTAAGCCCAAACAGTGTGGACCCGTATAACTCGAAAGTTGTGCGCTCAAGTATGGGGGCTATATTCCATGTGAACATGGAATTAAACGTAGCGCTTGAAAGCCTAGGCGAGCGGTTCGAACGTTTCGCTTTCTTGGATATGAATGGTGACAATATCACCTCTAACACCTTTGGTGATTACCAGTGTTATCTGTTTGGCAACGAAGCCCGTGGCGTGCCTGTTGATGCACTATCACAGCTTAACGCGACCGCGTATACCATTGCGGGAAGCGGTAACATTGACTCGTTAAACTTAGCCAGCGCTGTGAATATCTGCGCTTATGAATTAACTCGTTAAGCACGCCCCTTAACTCGATTACGATAGGAAACAACCATGGCATTACAATGGTTCCCAGGGCACATGCACAAAGCCCTGAAAGAAATTAAAGAGTCGCTTAATCAAGTAGACATTCTTATTGAGGTTCTTGACGCACGTATTCCGTATTCCAGTGAAAACCCTGAAATTGCAAAAATACGGGGCGACAAGCCCTGTATTAAGATTCTAAATAAGTACGACCTGGCAGACCCAGAAATTACGGCGCGCTGGCAGGAGAGTCTAGAGAAAGAGCGCGGCGTGAAGACGATTACGACCTCTAGCGACAATCCGGGCAACAGCAAGCAAATTATGCAGCTGGTAAAAAGTATTTGTTCGTATAAAGAAGGTCAGCCTAAAGCAATTAAAGCTATGATCACGGGTATACCGAACGTGGGTAAATCGACGCTAATAAATATTCTAGCCGACAGAATTATTGCTAAAACCGGCAACGAGCCTGCCGTTACAAAAAGCCAGCAGCGCATAAACTTAGGCAGCGGTATTATTTTGTTTGATACGCCGGGAGTACTGTGGCCTAAGCTCGAAAACCCACATTCCATTTATCGGTTAGCTTCATCAGGTGCCGTTAAAAACACCGCCATGGAATACGACGATGTCGGCTTTTTTGCGGCAGATTACCTTATTAAAGCGTATCCAGAAGTAATGAAGGAGCGCTATAAGCTGGACGAGCTGCCGGATACTGAAATTGAGTTTTTAGAAGCCGCCGCCAAAACGCGCGGGGCTATTCAAGCGGGTGGTCGCGTAAATCTCCATAAAATATGTGAAATCCTGCTTAAAGAACTGCAGTCGGGTAAGTTGGGGCGAATAACGCTAGAGACACCGGAAATGCTGGAAGTTGAAAAAGAAGAAATGGCACTTGAAGCGGCGAAAAAAGCTGAAGCGAAAGCCAAGCGTAAAGTAAAATTCAAAACGGGCTCGTTGACGCCAGATAAGAAAGATAGGAAAGAAAAGCGAGAAGAGAAGCGTCAAGAGCAAAGCCGCAGGATGCGCGGTAATAACAAGAGATAGAAAATAAATTCAAGAAAACTGCATCCAAGCATCCTAGTGAATCGTTTGGTTAACATGCTGTTTACATTTCTGGTGTGACTTCAGAGATAAAGCAGCATGTTAACTTAACAAGAATAGGATGCCACAATGCAAAAACGTCCACTGGTTTTACCTACACTCACTTTACTTACATTAAGTATCACCTCTCATTTTGCCTTTGCCGATAGAAACAAGGGTAAGGTTCCCATCGTCACCCCGGAATGTTCAAATATCGCTGTTTGTAAGCAGCAGGGTATTTTTACTAACCCTTTTGAGGAACCGTTAGTGTCTGGCGAGTTTCCAGATCAAAACAATACCAACATAACTAACCCCCTTAACAATTATCCGGTTAACGGCAAATGTGAAGAAAACGAAGACGGTGTGCTGAAATGCAAGCCAGCGGCAGGCAGTTTGGCCCTATTGAACGATGGCCGTATCCTTTATTTTAACGCGTTAGAAGGCACAGAAAACGTAGAGTATAACGCGCTGCTGGAAATCGGTTCTGCGATTATTAATGACCAAACCCGCGTGCTGACGATGAAAAACGACAATGCAAGTTGGATAGCCCCGTCTCCGGTAGATGCAGGTGCCAATCCCGATGGCAATGACTCTGAAACCATTATTGGTGATATCACAGGCTTTTTAGGCACATCGCTGCCCCTTGATTTAAACACTGATGACGATAGAACAAATAACGATGGCGCACTTTTCTGTGCCGATTTAGTTGGTTTGCCGAACGGCGAGCTTATGGCTGTTGGTGGAACCGATTATTACCATGAGCCCGGTGTGAATACGAGCCTACTAGGCGAGCCTATCAATTTCGGGTTGTCTGAGCTAGAAGGGCTAAAAAATAGCCGCATCTTCAACCCTGACGATAACAGTTGGCGTAAAACAGGGGATATGAACTTTGGGCGTTGGTATCCCAGTGCATTGTCGTTAGCAAATGGAAACGTCCTAGTAGCAAGTGGCGTAACTAAATTAGTTAAACCTGTTTATTTGACCCGCCCTGAAACCTCAGGACGTAATGTTACAGTTACCGAAACCTACGACACATCGTGTGGAGAATGGAGCGATAACGGTCCACTGGCCGAGCGTTCGCTGCCTCTCTATCCAAGATTACATCTGCTACCTAACGGCCATGTGTTTTACAACGGTGGCGGGCAGGCATTCAACCCGTTTGGCCAAAGCTACGATCAGGCGTTATGGAATATCGTCGCGGCGTATGATCCGCAATCTAAAACATGGGCTGATCTTGGTTTTGCTGGCTTACCACTTCACTTGAGCGAAGCGGGTATTTCTGACTTGGCAAGCTTCCTAAATGTTACTAACACACAAGCGGATGAGTCGTTAAGTGGTTTACTAACCGGTCTAACGGAAGAGTTTATTGCCAATCCCTTCGATGCGTTAGCGCCTATAATCGATGACCCGTATCGCTTAGCTGATGTACAAGCCCTGCTTGGTGCAGGATTTAGAGGCTCAACGTTTTCTATGATGTTGCCACTAACACCAGATGAAAACGGTACCTACAATAAAGCCGAATTCCTTACCGCTGGTGGCGTATTAACCGGTGTTGCGGCAACAAGCCCGGGCTTATATCTTGGAACAAACTTGGCGCGAATCGACTCGGTAACTATTGAAGGCGAGAAGATGCTATATGACTCTCGTTCAACAGGAAGTCTCAATCAGGGGCGCTGGTACGGAACAGGGGTACTATTGCCTACTGGCGAAGTATTAGTCGTATCCGGTGCCGATAGAGATGAAGTGGTTCTGCCAGGTTCGGGAAAGCCTATTTTAAAAGCAGAAATATTTGACCCCGAAACCGAAACC
This genomic window contains:
- the betB gene encoding betaine-aldehyde dehydrogenase, whose product is MSLPTYQNFIHGEPMANKSKETFAVTNPATGEVIYHVEVADEFIQQEAIKSAKEGFAVWSAMMPIERTRILNKAVAMLRERNDELAKLEVLDTGKPIQEADCVDIETGADVIEYYAGLAPTQLGTQQPVGGDFFYTRKEALGICAGIGAWNYPIQIACWKSGPALAAGNAFIFKPSEETPMGALKLAEIFTEAGVPAGVFNVVQGAAKVGQWLTNSPDIEKVSFTGEVGTGKKVMQSAAASNLKDVTMELGGKSPLVVFEDADVSQAISAAMLGNFYTQGEICTNCTRVYVQRSVYQAFIDELKTRTENNIVMGDPLDPNVNLGALISKKHQELVLSYIAKGKEEGATLLTGGNAASPASAPNGYFVEPTIFTDCTDDMTIVKEEIFGPVMSVLVFDDEDEVITRANDTELGLAAGVFSKDIQRAHRVIHQLQAGICWINAYGNSPAEMPVGGYKQSGIGRENGVETLNSYTQTKSVYVGMSQIESPF
- a CDS encoding META domain-containing protein; the encoded protein is MNKRKYLLTLAVPAVLFLTACSSVSSLYTTDEQKQNNEGNNLAFSASHWQVKSITQGGIIDFSHVTLNMDQSGDINRISGSTGCNQYTGALDVANDGKAFSEDSQAQPFSVDKIVLTRKMCAPALMKQEQSFVDALTSSKSYAILDNTWLVLYDSNNDETVKAIISSPSQGSNIGNADKRATGVNKKSKDAAKKQDVVDSSIQTTSRTYECETPNASTTELRVNTLGPDTKTITINNAHHIVQLSRSASGAKYTNNKGVVYWNKGGVATVSINSGYYHCTINH
- a CDS encoding Mpo1 family 2-hydroxy fatty acid dioxygenase, coding for MKNLEQHLSEYAKYHRDQKNIYTHFIGIPLIVFSVFCLLSKPAFFVDAPILGAMVVSPALFVWVIGNAFYIKLDIKLGVVMTLITGAMVYFAQPIAQLSVSMWLVVSLGIFIGGWVLQFIGHHFEGKKPAFVDDIMGLAIGPLFVLAELSFELGLRSTLKEEIERRSGPVR
- a CDS encoding crotonase/enoyl-CoA hydratase family protein — encoded protein: MAFSLAINNDIAVITFDDGKVNAVGFELIQQFNDALDEAEKNAKAVVLHGGEGKFCGGFDLSVMKADDKTKQHELVSQGADLIVRLYSFPLPVIIAAEGHSIAMGAIMLMAADLRIGKDADTKYGLNETAIGMVLPPFGMELAKARLASTSLTEALLFSRIYQGSEAVKAGFLDAAVPQEQVLATAMGYAEKLKMLPRKSFAESKIQLRKETIEKMKA
- a CDS encoding TrmH family RNA methyltransferase, whose translation is MKLSDVKKLHQKKFRTQFGFYLVEGEHLVLELINVAQHNSSTLGDITLYVTAEYETWVKERLPAPKAGMKVEGVKIEKVSSQQMQQLSDTKSPQGIIARVPLPNPSLGSQRSQTNIFTNKSSAEKYIYLYEVQDPGNLGTILRTLAWFGDFTLLLSPNSVDPYNSKVVRSSMGAIFHVNMELNVALESLGERFERFAFLDMNGDNITSNTFGDYQCYLFGNEARGVPVDALSQLNATAYTIAGSGNIDSLNLASAVNICAYELTR
- the ylqF gene encoding ribosome biogenesis GTPase YlqF, coding for MALQWFPGHMHKALKEIKESLNQVDILIEVLDARIPYSSENPEIAKIRGDKPCIKILNKYDLADPEITARWQESLEKERGVKTITTSSDNPGNSKQIMQLVKSICSYKEGQPKAIKAMITGIPNVGKSTLINILADRIIAKTGNEPAVTKSQQRINLGSGIILFDTPGVLWPKLENPHSIYRLASSGAVKNTAMEYDDVGFFAADYLIKAYPEVMKERYKLDELPDTEIEFLEAAAKTRGAIQAGGRVNLHKICEILLKELQSGKLGRITLETPEMLEVEKEEMALEAAKKAEAKAKRKVKFKTGSLTPDKKDRKEKREEKRQEQSRRMRGNNKR
- a CDS encoding galactose oxidase early set domain-containing protein yields the protein MQKRPLVLPTLTLLTLSITSHFAFADRNKGKVPIVTPECSNIAVCKQQGIFTNPFEEPLVSGEFPDQNNTNITNPLNNYPVNGKCEENEDGVLKCKPAAGSLALLNDGRILYFNALEGTENVEYNALLEIGSAIINDQTRVLTMKNDNASWIAPSPVDAGANPDGNDSETIIGDITGFLGTSLPLDLNTDDDRTNNDGALFCADLVGLPNGELMAVGGTDYYHEPGVNTSLLGEPINFGLSELEGLKNSRIFNPDDNSWRKTGDMNFGRWYPSALSLANGNVLVASGVTKLVKPVYLTRPETSGRNVTVTETYDTSCGEWSDNGPLAERSLPLYPRLHLLPNGHVFYNGGGQAFNPFGQSYDQALWNIVAAYDPQSKTWADLGFAGLPLHLSEAGISDLASFLNVTNTQADESLSGLLTGLTEEFIANPFDALAPIIDDPYRLADVQALLGAGFRGSTFSMMLPLTPDENGTYNKAEFLTAGGVLTGVAATSPGLYLGTNLARIDSVTIEGEKMLYDSRSTGSLNQGRWYGTGVLLPTGEVLVVSGADRDEVVLPGSGKPILKAEIFDPETETFRQVAEQNRPRTYHNSAALLPDGSVLIGGHAPINTAYAYSITLPGFSPNDGRDPSFEIYKPSYMFGNRPAIGKRNKTVAVGERFSVGLKNTDAATAAMNAKIESVVLIRRTNITHLIDGDQRSVELSILRQNNRKVVVKMPSQQAVVPPGDYMLFVNARNEKGELVPSASKAITVTGELSAMCQ